Proteins encoded together in one Cellulomonas gilvus ATCC 13127 window:
- a CDS encoding response regulator, whose protein sequence is MRALVIDDSRTMRRIVAGTLERLGFETLQAEHGREALDHLEAGEHVDLACIDWNMPVMDGLTFVTQVRANPAWRDVTLMMVTTESEHGQIVRALAAGAHEYLIKPFTPDAIRDKLDLLGLVPVEELA, encoded by the coding sequence ATGAGAGCACTGGTGATCGACGACTCGCGCACGATGCGCCGCATCGTCGCGGGCACGTTGGAACGACTCGGGTTCGAGACCCTGCAGGCCGAGCACGGCCGCGAGGCGCTCGACCACCTCGAGGCCGGGGAGCACGTGGACCTGGCCTGCATCGACTGGAACATGCCCGTGATGGACGGGCTGACCTTCGTGACCCAGGTGCGGGCCAACCCGGCCTGGCGCGACGTCACGCTCATGATGGTGACGACGGAGAGCGAGCACGGGCAGATCGTCCGGGCGCTGGCCGCGGGCGCGCACGAGTACCTGATCAAGCCGTTCACCCCGGACGCCATCCGCGACAAGCTCGACCTGCTCGGGCTCGTCCCCGTCGAGGAGCTCGCATGA
- a CDS encoding chemotaxis protein CheX, whose product MTTTTVDHDAVHAIAQEVFAAMVDGDLGLLLPWDGDLPELPDAVVAWVDLHGEWSGRAVLVTAHETAEDLARALLALESGSVVSRPDLEDAFGEIANVVGGNLKSLLPHAGTLGLPQVGSEVPPLAGAVRVQHLPLSWRGRLLVVDVWVTLGETGTTSGGNR is encoded by the coding sequence ATGACCACCACCACCGTCGACCACGACGCGGTCCACGCCATCGCCCAGGAGGTCTTCGCCGCGATGGTCGACGGCGACCTCGGCCTGCTGCTGCCCTGGGACGGCGACCTGCCCGAGCTGCCCGACGCGGTCGTCGCGTGGGTGGACCTGCACGGCGAGTGGTCGGGCCGTGCGGTCCTGGTCACCGCGCACGAGACCGCCGAGGACCTGGCGCGCGCGCTGCTCGCGCTCGAGTCCGGCTCCGTGGTCTCCCGCCCCGACCTCGAGGACGCGTTCGGTGAGATCGCGAACGTGGTCGGCGGCAACCTCAAGTCCCTGCTGCCCCACGCGGGCACCCTCGGCCTGCCGCAGGTCGGCTCCGAGGTCCCGCCGCTCGCCGGTGCGGTCCGGGTGCAGCATCTCCCCCTGTCCTGGCGGGGGCGCCTGCTCGTCGTCGACGTGTGGGTGACACTCGGTGAGACCGGCACCACCTCTGGAGGAAACCGATGA
- a CDS encoding response regulator, giving the protein MSISVLVTDDSRVMRQIVIRTLRQAGYDWDVREAADGAEALAAVQADEPDVVLSDWNMPNMTGIELLHNLRRAGYQTPFGFVTSEGSPEMREMAESAGALFLIAKPFTPEGFREVIEPVLA; this is encoded by the coding sequence ATGAGCATCAGCGTCCTGGTCACCGACGACAGCCGCGTGATGCGGCAGATCGTCATCCGCACCCTGCGCCAGGCCGGCTACGACTGGGACGTCCGGGAGGCCGCCGACGGCGCGGAGGCGCTCGCCGCGGTCCAGGCCGACGAGCCCGACGTCGTGCTGTCCGACTGGAACATGCCGAACATGACGGGTATCGAGCTCCTGCACAACCTGCGCCGCGCGGGCTACCAGACCCCCTTCGGGTTCGTCACGTCCGAGGGCTCGCCCGAGATGCGCGAGATGGCCGAGTCCGCGGGTGCGCTGTTCCTCATCGCCAAGCCGTTCACCCCGGAGGGCTTCCGCGAGGTCATCGAGCCGGTGCTCGCATGA
- a CDS encoding NCS2 family permease, with translation MASTSGATTTRTAPPTNPVDRYFKITERGSTIGTEIRGGLVTFFTMAYIVVLNPMILGSTDSTGAKLAEPTTIAATTALVAGVLTILMGVFANFPLALATGLGLNAVVAFSIAILPDMTWQDAMGIVVLEGLLIFVLVLTGFRKAVFEAVPAWLKTSISVGIGLFIAFIGFYDAGFVRVPWIPGSESAPATPVELGVGGSIASWPVAVFVLGLLLTIVLMVKKVRGAILISIVATTAVAIALEAVTDQNWKLGKPALPDAVVDAPDFSLLGHFSLFGSFDKIGVVAALLLVFSLLLADFFDTMGTMVAVGGEAGLLDEKGNPPQSQRILVVDSIAAAAGGAAGISSNTSYIESAAGVGDGARTGLASVVTGIAFLLATFLAPLVAVIPSEAAAPALVVVGFLMVTQVTDIDWTDWYIAIPAFFAIILMPFTYSITAGIGAGVILYVLLQVVARKTRQVHVLMWIITALFVLYFVRGPVEQLVG, from the coding sequence ATGGCATCGACCTCGGGCGCGACGACGACGCGCACAGCTCCCCCCACGAACCCCGTCGACCGCTACTTCAAGATCACCGAGCGTGGCTCGACGATCGGCACCGAGATCCGCGGCGGCCTGGTCACGTTCTTCACGATGGCGTACATCGTCGTGCTGAACCCGATGATCCTCGGCAGCACGGACAGCACGGGCGCGAAGCTCGCCGAGCCGACGACGATCGCCGCGACGACCGCGCTGGTCGCGGGCGTGCTGACGATCCTCATGGGCGTGTTCGCGAACTTCCCGCTCGCGCTCGCCACCGGCCTGGGCCTGAACGCCGTGGTGGCGTTCTCGATCGCGATCCTGCCGGACATGACGTGGCAGGACGCCATGGGCATCGTGGTGCTCGAGGGTCTGCTGATCTTCGTGCTGGTGCTCACGGGCTTCCGCAAGGCCGTGTTCGAGGCGGTCCCCGCATGGCTCAAGACGTCCATCAGCGTGGGCATCGGCCTGTTCATCGCGTTCATCGGCTTCTACGACGCGGGCTTCGTCCGCGTCCCGTGGATCCCGGGCTCGGAGTCGGCGCCCGCGACGCCCGTCGAGCTCGGCGTGGGCGGCTCGATCGCCTCGTGGCCCGTGGCCGTGTTCGTGCTCGGCCTGCTGCTGACCATCGTGCTCATGGTCAAGAAGGTCCGGGGCGCGATCCTCATCTCGATCGTCGCGACGACGGCCGTGGCCATCGCGCTCGAGGCAGTCACGGACCAGAACTGGAAGCTGGGCAAGCCCGCGCTGCCCGACGCCGTGGTCGACGCGCCCGACTTCTCGCTGCTGGGCCACTTCTCGCTGTTCGGCTCGTTCGACAAGATCGGCGTCGTCGCGGCGCTGCTGCTGGTGTTCTCGCTGCTGCTCGCGGACTTCTTCGACACGATGGGCACCATGGTCGCCGTGGGCGGCGAGGCGGGCCTGCTCGACGAGAAGGGCAACCCGCCGCAGTCCCAGCGCATCCTGGTGGTCGACTCGATCGCCGCGGCCGCGGGTGGTGCCGCGGGCATCTCGAGCAACACGTCCTACATCGAGTCCGCGGCGGGCGTCGGCGACGGTGCGCGCACGGGCCTGGCGTCGGTGGTCACGGGCATCGCGTTCCTGCTGGCCACGTTCCTGGCACCGCTCGTCGCCGTGATCCCGTCGGAGGCCGCGGCGCCCGCGCTCGTGGTGGTCGGCTTCCTCATGGTCACGCAGGTCACGGACATCGACTGGACCGACTGGTACATCGCGATCCCCGCGTTCTTCGCGATCATCCTCATGCCGTTCACGTACTCGATCACCGCGGGCATCGGCGCGGGCGTGATCCTGTACGTGCTGCTGCAGGTGGTCGCGCGCAAGACGCGCCAGGTCCACGTGCTCATGTGGATCATCACGGCGCTGTTCGTCCTGTACTTCGTGCGCGGCCCGGTCGAGCAGCTCGTCGGCTGA